Proteins encoded within one genomic window of Cucumis sativus cultivar 9930 chromosome 3, Cucumber_9930_V3, whole genome shotgun sequence:
- the LOC116402616 gene encoding serine/threonine-protein kinase STY46-like isoform X1 yields the protein MSWLWAETFFASLLTWNLNPFIVFSPSSCIVVHCRFNDGLTSLLSEIGLNIQEAHAFSTTDGFSLDVFVVDGWVIEDTKQLKDILAEEISKIQKRHPLFTPCIFHTEKQEIHIMRKLRHKNVVQFIGASTRPPSLFIVIKYMSGGSLHDFLHQQKAVLSFPSLLRVAVDVSKGMSYLHQKNIIHRDLKAANLLMDEYGVIKVADFGVARVLAQSGVMTAETGTYRWMAPEVIEHKPYDHKADVYSFEIVLWELLTGSTGVDNFMSFLSKNISRDEHSRLVVYASAENLVRCILMLFKIFFD from the exons ATGTCATGGCTATGGGCTGAAACCTTTTTCGCCTCTTTGCTTACTTGGAATTTGAATCCGTTCATCGTGTTTTCTCCGTCTTCTTGTATCGTTGTACACTGCCGCTTTAACGACGGT TTGACGTCCTTACTTTCTGAGATTGGGCTGAATATTCAAGAAGCACATGCTTTTTCAACAACAGATGGCTTTTCCTTGGATGTTTTTGTAGTTGATGGTTGGGTAATTGAG GATACCAAGCAGCTAAAAGATATACTGGCAGAAGAAATATCAAAGATTCAG AAAAGGCATCCTCTATTCACACCTTGCATTTTCCATACTGAGAAGCAAGAAATTCATATCATGAG aaaactTCGGCACAAGAATGTTGTCCAATTTATTGGTGCATCTACCAGGCCTCCAAGCCTTTTCATTGTTATAA AGTACATGTCTGGTGGAAGCTTACACGACTTTTTACATCAACAAAAGGCCGTTCTTAGTTTTCCTTCCTTACTAAGAGTGGCAGTTGATGTGTCGAAGGGAATGAGCTATTTGCATCAAAAGAATATCATCCATAGAGATCTAAAAGCTGCAAATCTTTTGATGGATGAATATGGG GTTATCAAGGTAGCTGATTTTGGTGTTGCTAGAGTGCTAGCTCAATCTGGTGTGATGACTGCCGAAACTGGAACATATCGTTGGATGGCTCCGGAG GTTATTGAGCATAAACCGTACGATCATAAAGCTGATGTTTATAGCTTTGAGATAGTGTTGTGGGAGCTGCTTACAG gttcaactggagtcgacaacttcatgagttttctttcaaagaacatttccagagacgaacattctcggttggtcgtttatgcttctgcagaaaatcttgttagatgtattctaatgctatttaaaatattttttgattaa
- the LOC116402616 gene encoding serine/threonine-protein kinase STY46-like isoform X2 — MSWLWAETFFASLLTWNLNPFIVFSPSSCIVVHCRFNDGLTSLLSEIGLNIQEAHAFSTTDGFSLDVFVVDGWVIEDTKQLKDILAEEISKIQKRHPLFTPCIFHTEKQEIHIMRKLRHKNVVQFIGASTRPPSLFIVIKYMSGGSLHDFLHQQKAVLSFPSLLRVAVDVSKGMSYLHQKNIIHRDLKAANLLMDEYGVIKVADFGVARVLAQSGVMTAETGTYRWMAPEVQLESTTS, encoded by the exons ATGTCATGGCTATGGGCTGAAACCTTTTTCGCCTCTTTGCTTACTTGGAATTTGAATCCGTTCATCGTGTTTTCTCCGTCTTCTTGTATCGTTGTACACTGCCGCTTTAACGACGGT TTGACGTCCTTACTTTCTGAGATTGGGCTGAATATTCAAGAAGCACATGCTTTTTCAACAACAGATGGCTTTTCCTTGGATGTTTTTGTAGTTGATGGTTGGGTAATTGAG GATACCAAGCAGCTAAAAGATATACTGGCAGAAGAAATATCAAAGATTCAG AAAAGGCATCCTCTATTCACACCTTGCATTTTCCATACTGAGAAGCAAGAAATTCATATCATGAG aaaactTCGGCACAAGAATGTTGTCCAATTTATTGGTGCATCTACCAGGCCTCCAAGCCTTTTCATTGTTATAA AGTACATGTCTGGTGGAAGCTTACACGACTTTTTACATCAACAAAAGGCCGTTCTTAGTTTTCCTTCCTTACTAAGAGTGGCAGTTGATGTGTCGAAGGGAATGAGCTATTTGCATCAAAAGAATATCATCCATAGAGATCTAAAAGCTGCAAATCTTTTGATGGATGAATATGGG GTTATCAAGGTAGCTGATTTTGGTGTTGCTAGAGTGCTAGCTCAATCTGGTGTGATGACTGCCGAAACTGGAACATATCGTTGGATGGCTCCGGAG gttcaactggagtcgacaacttcatga
- the LOC101218633 gene encoding probable metal-nicotianamine transporter YSL6 isoform X1 has product MGTEKTRVEISEPLLVEPENHGGSVESDDLEEIPDWKDQITIRGLAVSALLGTLFCIITHKLNLTVGIIPSLNVAAGLLGFFFVKSWTGVLSKIGFSVVPFTKQENTVIQTCVVACYGLAFSGGFGSYIIAMDERTYKLIGTDYPGNRAEDVINPGLAWMIGFLFVVSFLGLFSLVPLRKVMVLDYKLTYPSGTATAMLINSFHTNTGAELAGKQVHCLGKYLGISFIWSCFKWFFSGVGDSCGFDNFPTLGLELYKNTFYFDFSPTYVGCGLICPHIVNCSVLLGAIISWGFLWPFVTRHAGDWYPADLGSNDFKGLYGYKVFIAISLILGDGLYNLIKIIYLTVKEICNKSTTNNNLPVIKEATDSEGYKLLAEERRKDKVFLKDRIPTWFAASGYVGLAAISTATMPMIFPPLKWYLVLGAYVVAPALAFCNSYGTGLTDWNLSSTYGKLGLFLFASLVGGNGGVIAGLAACGVMMSIVSTAADLMQDFKTGYLTLSSAKSMFVSQLVGTAMGCVIAPLTFWLFWSAFDIGLPDSPYKAPYAVIFREMAILGVEGFSELPKHCLAMCCGFFVAAFLVNLLRDVVPKKIAQFIPIPMAMAVPFYIGAYFAIDMFVGTVILFIWERINRKDAEDYAGAVASGLICGDGIWTIPSAVLSIFRINPPICMSFNPTVA; this is encoded by the exons ATGGGGACCGAGAAAACTCGCGTAGAGATATCAGAACCGTTGTTGGTGGAGCCTGAGAATCATGGAGGGTCCGTTGAATCTGATGATTTGGAAGAAATCCCAGATTGGAAAGATCAAATCACGATCAGAGGATTGGCTGTGAGTGCTTTGTTAGGGACTTTGTTCTGTATCATTACCCACAAGCTGAATCTAACAGTGGGAATCATCCCGTCCTTGAACGTCGCTGCTGGATTATTGGGTTTCTTCTTCGTCAAATCATGGACTGGGGTTTTGTCCAAGATTGGTTTCTCAGTTGTACCATTTACCAAGCAAGAGAACACCGTAATCCAGACATGCGTTGTGGCTTGTTACGGCCTGGCCTTCAGTg GAGGATTTGGTTCTTATATAATTGCCATGGATGAGAGAACATATAAGTTAATTGGCACAGATTATCCTGGTAACCGGGCAGAAGATGTGATAAACCCAGGACTGGCGTGGATGAttggatttttgtttgttgtcaGTTTCCTTGGGCTATTCAGTCTTGTGCCTCTGCGTAAG GTGATGGTCTTGGATTACAAGCTTACATATCCCAGCGGAACAGCCACGGCCATGCTGATAAATAGTTTCCATACTAACACAGGAGCTGAGCTTGCAGG aaAGCAGGTACATTGTCTTGGAAAATATCTCGGGATAAGTTTCATTTGGAGCTGTTTCAAGTGGTTCTTCAGTGGTGTGGGAGATTCTTGTGGATTTGATAATTTTCCCACTCTTGGCTTGGAATTATATAAGAATAC TTTTTATTTCGACTTTAGTCCAACTTATGTGGGTTGCGGCCTCATTTGTCCTCACATTGTAAATTGCTCTGTTCTTCTTGGAGCAATTATATCATGGGGGTTTCTTTGGCCATTTGTTACACGGCATGCTGGGGACTGGTATCCAGCTGACCTTGGGAGCAATGACTTTAAAGGACTTTATGGATATAAG GTCTTCATAGCTATTTCCCTCATCCTTGGTGACGGTCTTTataatttgatcaaaattatatacCTTACTGTGAAAGAAATTTGCAACAAAAGCACCACAAATAATAACCTCCCCGTCATAAAAGAAGCCACAG ATAGCGAGGGGTATAAATTGCTTGCCGAGGAAAGAAGGAAGGATAAGGTATTTCTTAAAGATAGAATACCGACATGGTTTGCAGCATCTGGATATGTTGGCCTAGCAGCGATATCGACAGCAACAATGCCAATGATCTTCCCACCCTTGAAGTGGTATTTGGTTCTTGGCGCTTATGTTGTTGCACCTGCCCTTGCTTTCTGCAACTCCTACGGCACTGGTCTTACTGACTGGAATCTATCATCAACTTATGGGAAGCTTGGTCTTTTTCTATTTGCTTCTTTAGTTGGAGGCAATGGCGGAGTTATTGCTGGATTAGCAGCTTGCGGTGTTATGATGTCAATTGTTTCAACAGCTGCTGATCTTATGCAAGACTTCAAGACGGGTTATCTTACTCTTTCTTCAGCCAAGTCTATGTTTGTAAGTCAGCTAGTAGGGACAGCCATGGGCTGTGTGATTGCTCCCCTTacattttggttattttggaGCGCTTTCGATATCGGGTTACCTGATAGTCCATACAAAGCCCCTTATGCTGTAATATTTAGAGAAATGGCCATTCTAGGTGTTGAGGGTTTTTCAGAGCTCCCCAAACATTGTTTGGCCATGTGTTGTGGGTTTTTTGTGGCAGCTTTCTTAGTTAACCTTTTGAGGGACGTGGTTCCAAAGAAAATCGCACAATTCATTCCAATTCCAATGGCCATGGCTGTTCCATTTTACATTGGAGCTTACTTTGCTATCGATATGTTTGTTGGGACTGTCATCCTCTTTATATGGGAGCGAATTAATCGGAAGGATGCAGAGGATTATGCTGGTGCAGTTGCGTCGGGTTTGATATGTGGTGACGGAATATGGACAATTCCTTCAGCAGTGCTATCAATTTTCAGGATCAATCCTCCCATTTGCATGTCATTCAACCCTACAGTTGCCTGA
- the LOC101218633 gene encoding probable metal-nicotianamine transporter YSL6 isoform X2, which translates to MVLDYKLTYPSGTATAMLINSFHTNTGAELAGKQVHCLGKYLGISFIWSCFKWFFSGVGDSCGFDNFPTLGLELYKNTFYFDFSPTYVGCGLICPHIVNCSVLLGAIISWGFLWPFVTRHAGDWYPADLGSNDFKGLYGYKVFIAISLILGDGLYNLIKIIYLTVKEICNKSTTNNNLPVIKEATDSEGYKLLAEERRKDKVFLKDRIPTWFAASGYVGLAAISTATMPMIFPPLKWYLVLGAYVVAPALAFCNSYGTGLTDWNLSSTYGKLGLFLFASLVGGNGGVIAGLAACGVMMSIVSTAADLMQDFKTGYLTLSSAKSMFVSQLVGTAMGCVIAPLTFWLFWSAFDIGLPDSPYKAPYAVIFREMAILGVEGFSELPKHCLAMCCGFFVAAFLVNLLRDVVPKKIAQFIPIPMAMAVPFYIGAYFAIDMFVGTVILFIWERINRKDAEDYAGAVASGLICGDGIWTIPSAVLSIFRINPPICMSFNPTVA; encoded by the exons ATGGTCTTGGATTACAAGCTTACATATCCCAGCGGAACAGCCACGGCCATGCTGATAAATAGTTTCCATACTAACACAGGAGCTGAGCTTGCAGG aaAGCAGGTACATTGTCTTGGAAAATATCTCGGGATAAGTTTCATTTGGAGCTGTTTCAAGTGGTTCTTCAGTGGTGTGGGAGATTCTTGTGGATTTGATAATTTTCCCACTCTTGGCTTGGAATTATATAAGAATAC TTTTTATTTCGACTTTAGTCCAACTTATGTGGGTTGCGGCCTCATTTGTCCTCACATTGTAAATTGCTCTGTTCTTCTTGGAGCAATTATATCATGGGGGTTTCTTTGGCCATTTGTTACACGGCATGCTGGGGACTGGTATCCAGCTGACCTTGGGAGCAATGACTTTAAAGGACTTTATGGATATAAG GTCTTCATAGCTATTTCCCTCATCCTTGGTGACGGTCTTTataatttgatcaaaattatatacCTTACTGTGAAAGAAATTTGCAACAAAAGCACCACAAATAATAACCTCCCCGTCATAAAAGAAGCCACAG ATAGCGAGGGGTATAAATTGCTTGCCGAGGAAAGAAGGAAGGATAAGGTATTTCTTAAAGATAGAATACCGACATGGTTTGCAGCATCTGGATATGTTGGCCTAGCAGCGATATCGACAGCAACAATGCCAATGATCTTCCCACCCTTGAAGTGGTATTTGGTTCTTGGCGCTTATGTTGTTGCACCTGCCCTTGCTTTCTGCAACTCCTACGGCACTGGTCTTACTGACTGGAATCTATCATCAACTTATGGGAAGCTTGGTCTTTTTCTATTTGCTTCTTTAGTTGGAGGCAATGGCGGAGTTATTGCTGGATTAGCAGCTTGCGGTGTTATGATGTCAATTGTTTCAACAGCTGCTGATCTTATGCAAGACTTCAAGACGGGTTATCTTACTCTTTCTTCAGCCAAGTCTATGTTTGTAAGTCAGCTAGTAGGGACAGCCATGGGCTGTGTGATTGCTCCCCTTacattttggttattttggaGCGCTTTCGATATCGGGTTACCTGATAGTCCATACAAAGCCCCTTATGCTGTAATATTTAGAGAAATGGCCATTCTAGGTGTTGAGGGTTTTTCAGAGCTCCCCAAACATTGTTTGGCCATGTGTTGTGGGTTTTTTGTGGCAGCTTTCTTAGTTAACCTTTTGAGGGACGTGGTTCCAAAGAAAATCGCACAATTCATTCCAATTCCAATGGCCATGGCTGTTCCATTTTACATTGGAGCTTACTTTGCTATCGATATGTTTGTTGGGACTGTCATCCTCTTTATATGGGAGCGAATTAATCGGAAGGATGCAGAGGATTATGCTGGTGCAGTTGCGTCGGGTTTGATATGTGGTGACGGAATATGGACAATTCCTTCAGCAGTGCTATCAATTTTCAGGATCAATCCTCCCATTTGCATGTCATTCAACCCTACAGTTGCCTGA